In Thermoanaerobaculia bacterium, the genomic window CGGCCTCCTGACCGCGCCGCTGTCGTGGGACCGCCGGGACCGCGAGAAGGCGGCCGCGTTCGCGGTGATCCTCGGCGGGCTCTTCCTCGCGGACAAATCGATCGATCACCAGGCGACCGAGAGCCGGTCTTCGACGACCGACTCGGTCTCCAGCGCCACGACGCCCTTCGGCGCCGAGGGAGGGTTCGCCGTCTCGGCCGTGCTCGTAGCGGCCGGCCTGGCGTTCCACGATCCGGCCACCCGCGACATGGGGCGGGACGCTCTCGAGGCGGCGGTGATCGCCGGGCTCCTGGACAACGCGGTGAAGAGGATCTCCGGACGGGAACGTCCGATCAACTCGAACGGGCAGACCGTCTTCGAGCCCGGCTCGAGCAACGCCTCGTTCGCCTCCGGACACACGACCGTCGCGTTCGCGGTCGCCTCGGTGATCGCGGCGCGATCTCCCGGATGGGTCATCCCCGGAATCGCCTACACCGCGGCGACCCTCGTCGCCATGGACCGGATCAATTCGCGCGCCCACTTCGCGAGCGACGTC contains:
- a CDS encoding phosphatase PAP2 family protein; translated protein: MRGLVAAALIAAAIPAAGQTADSSPSLSAAPPPVASPAPDLVVASPGGVLPALGNEARRYGRDTLGLLTAPLSWDRRDREKAAAFAVILGGLFLADKSIDHQATESRSSTTDSVSSATTPFGAEGGFAVSAVLVAAGLAFHDPATRDMGRDALEAAVIAGLLDNAVKRISGRERPINSNGQTVFEPGSSNASFASGHTTVAFAVASVIAARSPGWVIPGIAYTAATLVAMDRINSRAHFASDVFAGAVLGTVTGRWLVHRHEAEAEGSRATVELVPEANGIDARIRF